TGAACCAGCGTGCCTCCGACACTGTCGAATCCCTTCAATTTCATGCGGGACTGTCCGGTACCGACCTGCTTGGCGAAGAAGAGACTGCACAGTCCAATCACACTGTTTGAAGTTCCAGCATACGTTTCCGCATACCCGACGACATCGTAGGCGCCGAGATTCCCCGTCTTTCCGGGATAGTCATTGGGCTTTCCGATGACGCTGTTGTCGCCGCGATAGTACAAGTTGACGTTTCCGGTGAGGAACGCCTCAATCACGCCAAGAATGGTGACGACGCCCAGCCACCAGTCGCGCTCGTTCACGTTCAGAGGGCTCACCGGACGCGGTCCAAACCAGCGTTCCATGATGGGGAGCACGTCGGTGTTGGAGCCGCTGACGGCCCCGCTGGCGGCCAGGTAGGCGGGAAGAATCATGGCCTGAGCTTCCGAAACGGCAGTCTGCGCGTCTCTTCGTTTCAGGGCGGCGCCCGGATTCGGCTTCGTTATTGGCGGCGGCACAATGCCACTTGGAGGCACCGGAGCCGGAGTGGTGATTGTCGGCGTCGGCCAGTAAGACCCTGCCAGTATCACGGTGCCCGTTCCCGTCCGTGCCGGTTTTGCACCGAATTTTGTCCTTAGATTGTCGAAGTTCGTTGCATCCTGAGACGCGCTTGTACCCACGCGGCCTATTGTGCCTCAACTTGTCCGTCTTGTCGTGCAATTTCCCAGCAGCACGTGTCTGTTTATCGCTTTTGGTAACAGACGGAGACTCCGGCGATGTTCCTGCCTCGGGCATGGCTTATCTTACCGTTGTGGCTCTAGTGAGACGCGTACTTCACGCAGGAACTATGGTCGGCAAATGAGGAACCGTCCGCACGGACGAAGTGTTGCCAGCCGTATCCATCGCAATCGCTCGAACTGAGCGGGACGGCGTGGGCTGGTACGACATGGTAATCGCGTGTTTGCCCATTGGTGGTGGTTCGGATCAGGCGCAACCGGGATTCGTCATATGTGCCGTGATGTTCCGTGATTTCCTGGACCAGTCCGATTCCTTTCGCGAACCAACGGTCGACCATTGTTCCAGATCCTTCGCGTGCGGAGAAATGAAA
The sequence above is a segment of the Terriglobia bacterium genome. Coding sequences within it:
- a CDS encoding M35 family metallo-endopeptidase produces the protein MGTSASQDATNFDNLRTKFGAKPARTGTGTVILAGSYWPTPTITTPAPVPPSGIVPPPITKPNPGAALKRRDAQTAVSEAQAMILPAYLAASGAVSGSNTDVLPIMERWFGPRPVSPLNVNERDWWLGVVTILGVIEAFLTGNVNLYYRGDNSVIGKPNDYPGKTGNLGAYDVVGYAETYAGTSNSVIGLCSLFFAKQVGTGQSRMKLKGFDSVGGTLVHELSHNLCSTKDHDMPDGSTAYGTGDCKILATRRPRRAWYNADNIEYFCEEIAYPTLTGTPTTPITTGSTTSVSSLRTRFSS